The region TTAATGATCAAAAGGAAGATATAAAAGCACTAGTCGATTTTTGTAAAGCTGTGCCTTGTAAAGTTAATTTAATAGAATATAATCCTATTGACGATGGTGAGTTTCAACAAGCAAGCTCGTCTGCAATTAATAATTATATTTCTAATTTAGAAATGAACGATATTACCATCAATGTAAGAAGAAGTAGAGGTAAAGATATCGATGCTGCTTGTGGGCAATTGGCGAATAAATCATAATTTAATTGAACGAAAATAAATAATAAAAGACCGTTATAAATGCGAAAATATGTAATTGTAATCTTGCTTATTTTAACGACCATAAGTATCAATTCGCAAGAGAAAAAAAAATCTTTTTGGAAAATTTTAAAAGGGAAGCCATTAGAAACCTCCATAAGTTTTCTTCCGATAGGGAACCATGTAAACCCTATAGATTTACTAGATACTTGGCTTACTGCCTTTAATTATAGAAGTGTAGAGGTTCTAGCATTTAAAAATTCAGTAGACGATTTAACCGTTGCTACCATGTATAAGAGAGAAATTGAGATATCAGAAAAATGGTCATTTATCTATGGTTTAGGTATTATGTATGGTTATGATGGTATTTTGGTAGATGTTCCAGGAATTCCTTTCAGAAAAACCTTTTTATTTCAAGGTCCTATTAACCCAATTACCGGTTTTACTTTTGATTATAGAGTTGCTAAAAAATTTAGTTTACAAGCCAGCATTTCTCCAGCGGTTTTTGTTTATGGAGTAAGATTTATTTTATAAGATTAAAATATTTAGTAAACCATGAAACCTGTAGAACAAATAAAACTTCCTATTAAAAGTGAGATGGAACTTTTTGAAAAAAAGTTCAAAGACGCGATGCTCTCTAAAGCACCACTTTTAAATAGAATTACATATTATATTGTTCGCAGAAAAGGAAAACAAATGCGACCCATGTTTGTTTTCTTAGTTGCTAAAATGGTTTCTGATGGCGGTTTTGATGAACGAACCTATAGAGGTGCTTCTGTGGTAGAATTAATCCATACTGCTACATTAGTGCATGATGATGTGGTAGATGATAGCAATAGAAGACGTGGTTTTTTCTCGGTAAATGCTTTATGGAAAAATAAAATTGCTGTTTTAGTGGGCGACTATTTGTTGTCAAAAGGATTGCTTTTATCCATAGATAATGAAGATTTTGATTTGTTAAAATTGATTTCAATTGCGGTTCGTGAAATGAGTGAGGGTGAACTGCTGCAAATAGAAAAAGCACGAAAACTAGACATTACAGAAGATATTTATTTTGATATTATTCGTCAGAAAACAGCTACTTTAATTGCAGCTTGTTGCGGAATAGGGGCAGCTTCTGTGGGTGCAAATCAAGATACAGTGCAACAAATGCGAAAATTTGGCGAATATATAGGAATCGCTTTTCAAATTAAAGACGATTTGTTTGATTATTCTGATGAAAAAATAGGAAAACCTACCGGCATTGATATCAAAGAACAAAAAATGACATTGCCTTTAATTTATACGCTGAATAACTGCTCTAAAAAACAAAAATCTTGGATTATTAATTCTATCAAAAAATATAACAAAGATAAAGTTAGAGTTAAAGAAGTAATTGCCTTTGTTAAAGAAAATGGCGGTATAGCATATACCATTTCTAAAATGAACGACTATAAAAACAAAGCTTTGGTTATTTTAGAAAACTACCCAGAATCTGCCTATAAGAATTCTCTTGTGCAGATGATTGAATATGTTGTAGCGCGCAAGGTTTAATTTAAATAGTTGCTTTTAAAGAGATTACAAAGTTTCTTCCGGGAGAAACAATTCCAGAGCTATAAGGTCGGTAACGTTTGTCTTCCAAATTTTCTACTCCCGTAGAAATTAAAAAATTTTCTGTAAATCGATAAGACGTTTTTACATTTAAAGTGATCCAAGAAGGAGAATATGGATTTCCATTTTCATCAATTGCATACATAAACTCTTTAGATTTTTCGGTAATTGGTAAATCATTAAAAGCTACAGAACCGCTATAATCTGCATAAAATTGCGCTTTTAATTTGCTTGCGTTATAGGTAACGCGCGTGGTGCCAAACCAAGGGGCGGCATGTCTAGAAGCACTTGTATCTCCATTGTCTAATTCTTCTTCTCCTTTTTGGTAATTAAAGTCTGATGAAATGCCTAAACCTTTTCCTAATTCAGCTTCAAAACTTGTTTGAAACCCATATACATTTGCAGCTGCAGCGTTTTGCAACGCTTGTACATTGCTTAATTCGCCATCATACATAATTTCAGTAAGACCGTTTAAAGTATAATCTCTTCGCACGATAGCATTTTGTAAATTGGTATAAAATCCTGTTACTTCAATTTTTAAGTAATCACCAAAAGTTTTTGCAATAGAAACATCTGTATTATAAGCATATTCTGCTTTTAAATTGGGATTAGGCACTACTACAGAACCTGGTTCTGAATCAAAAACTTTACCAATATCATCTACATTCGGTGATCGAAAAGCTGTTGAAAAATTTGTACTTAGTAACCAATCTTTTGCAGGTTTAAAGACCAACCCCAAACTACCTGTCCAAGCACCGTCATTTATGGTTGTTTGTGTAAAAGGAAGCGGATAAAAAGTAGTATTAAAGGTAGCGTTTAAACTGTATAAATTATAACGTAAACCAGATTGTAACACCCATTTTTTAGAAAAATCATATTGATTAGATGCATAAAAACCTAAAGAAGACCAATTGGCATCGGGGTATCGGCTAGGACCTTTCTGAGAAATATTTGTATCAATATTTGTTTGAACTCCTGTAGAATTTACATCGTTCAAAACATATTCTGTTCCGTAAAAGAACTTACTTTTTCTATTAAAACTTTTAACGAAATCTAAATTTGTAGAATAAGCATCTACTTTTTCTGTTCTTGTATTTCTGTTAGAATCGTTAAAATTTCTACTAATTCTGCTTTCTTCAAATTTTTGATAGGTTAACCTTAAAGTTACATAATCATAAAAAAGACTGTTTCCTTTTTTGTTGATCTCAAAATTATTCATCATCCATTTTTGTGGGCCGTATTTCCATTCACCATATCTCGGGTTGCCATTTCTTGTTCTTAAATGGCGATCATATCTGGCGTAGCTAGAGGTTTCGGATAAATGAAATCCATACTCAAAATTCCATTTTTCATTTGGTTTATACCTTACTTTTTGCATTAAATTTGTTTGGGTATAACCAGAGGGATTTTGAATTTTATTGTCTTTATTAGAGATGACAATATCTTGATTATTTTGTCTTTCTACATAAAAATTTCTTACATATTCGTCGGGTCCGTTGTTTCCCATTCGTAAATCGCCATAATCGTTGTAGCTTAAGCTTGTAACAAATGCCCATTTTTTATATCCTAAATTAAAATCTGTATGATATGTTTTTTCTTCGTTAGCAGATGAAAATCTACTAAAAGCATTCCCCGTAATTAAGGTTTCTTCGTTTAAAGATAGGCTAGGAGACAGGGTTTTAAAACTCATAACAGCCCCAATAGCATCACTTCCATAAATTACAGAACCTGGTCCAAAAATTATTTCTGTTTCTTCTAAGGCAAACGGATCTAAAGAAATTACATTCTGAATATTTCCTGCTCTAAAAATTGCGTTATTCATTCTAACACCGTCAATTGTGTAGAGTAATCTGTTGGTTGCAAAGCCTCTAATCATTGGGCTTCCGCCACCTTGCTGGCTTTTTTGAACAAATACTTTACCAGAAACCGTTAGCAGATCTGCGGCAGTTTGTGGGTTTATTAATGCGACTTCTTGAGGGGAGATTGCCTTGATTTTTGAGGCTAAGTCGGATGTTTTCTGTTGCCACTTTGTTGCAGAAATTACGATTTCATCAGTTCTTAAAACAGTAGGAATCAATTGAATTAGAAAGTTGTTTTTCTTTAAAATTTCATAGCTGAGATATTTTGTTTTAAAACCAAGAAAACGAATCTCTAGGATTTTTACGTTTATAAAGTCGCTAATATTTGCTTGGCCTTTTCCGTTAGTAGTTACATAGTTATTGGTGGCTCTGTTAAAAATAGTTACTTGTTCTAAGTTTTCTTTAGTTTCTTTGTTAATGATGGTTATTATTTGGGAGTGGGATGCGAAGCTAAAAGATAAGAATACTATAATTAAAATAACGTTTTTAATCATTAGAGAGGTCGTTTTGTTTTTGATAAATTATCATATTAATGATCAAAAATCATGCCTAGTTAGGTAAGGTAAAAATAACAGTAGGAATTTTATCGGAATTAGAGATTTAATAATTCATCAACAAAAGCTCTAGAATTGCTCAATCTTGGCACTTTATGTTGTCCGCCTAATTTATCTCTTTTCTTTAACCAATCATAAAACAAATCTTTTTTAGCAACATGAATTTTAGGCATTGCCAATGCCATAGAATTATATCTTTTAGCTTCATAATCAGAATTAATAGATTTTAAAGCATTGTCTAATAGTTCTGTAAAATAGCTCATGCTTTCAGGTTTTTCGTTAAACTCAATAATCCATTCATGACCACCACTGTTTTTATCTTTCATAAAAATAGGACCCACTGTATAGTCGGTAATTGTTGCGGCTGTTTTTTCACATGCTAATTTTAAAGCATCTTCTACATTCTCAATATTTAGTTCTTCACCAAAAACATTAATATAGTGTTTTGTTCTTCCGGTAATTTTAATTCTATAAGGTTCTAAAGATGTAAACCGAACCGTATCACCAATTAAATAACGCCACAAACCACTATTGGTTGTAATGACTAAAGCATAATTAACATCCGTTTTTACTTCGGATAGTGGAATTGTGGTAGAATTTTCTCCCTTATAATTTTTCATAGGGATAAACTCATAGAAAATTCCATAATCTAGCATCAACAATAACTCTTTAGAACCATTTCTATCTTGTATGGCGAAAAATCCTTCGGAAGCATTATAGGTTTCATAATATTGAAAATCCTTTTTAGGAATCAGTTTTTTATACTGTTCTCGATACGGATTAAAGTTAACGCCCCCATGAAAATAGACTTCTAAATTTGGCCAAACTTCTAAAATATTATCTTTTCCTGTGCGCTCTAAAACTCGGTTTAATAAGACCAACATCCAACTGGGTACCCCTACTAAACTGGTAATATCTTCATAAATTGTTTCATCAATAATAGCTTCCATTTTCGTTTCCCATTCTGCCATTAAAGATACTTCTTGGCTAGGTGCAGAGCTATAATCTGCCCAAAAAGGCAAGTTTTCGGTAATAATTGCTGATAAATCTCCAAAATAGGAATTACCATCTTCATGAATATCAGAACTGCCGCCTAATTTTAAACCTTTACCGGTAAATAATTGTGTTTCTTCATTATTATTAATAAATAAACATAGCATATCTTTACCTGCTTTCATGTGGCAATATTCTAAAGCCTCATTGCTTACCGGAATAAATTTACTTTTAGCATTGGTAGTTCCGCTAGATTTAGCAAACCATTTTATCTGAGTGGGCCAAAATAAATTTTGTTCTCCTTTTCTGCAACGCTCAATTAAAGGTTCTATACTTTCGTATTTTTGAATCGGAACATGCTTTGCAAAATCGTTGTAATTTTTGATAGTATCAAAATGATGCGTTTGCCCAAATACTGTTTTTCTTGCCGTATACGTTAATTTCAGCAACAATTCTTGCTGAACATCAGAAGGGTATTTTAAAAATAGTTCAATCTGATGAATCCGTTTTTTTAAAAACCAAGAAATGATTGAATTTACTATGGGAAATGCCATAATTTAAGTGCTGTTTTTTTGTAAGTTTGTTTACTGCTAAAAATACTAAAATTTCGTTATGCAATATCAAGGAGTGTTAAAAAAAATGAAAACTGAAAATTTAGAGCAAATTCAGTATTATTTAGATATGAAAACTGATTTTTTAAACATGAATCAGTTGTTAAACAAGGAAATTTCTATCAGTTTTGTACAATACGAATGCTTAAACTGCCATTTAGATAAGACAGTTTATAGACAAGGTTTTTGTAAATCTTGTTTTTTTGACATCCCGCAAGCCGCAGATTGGATTCTAAAACCCGAATTAAGCCAAGCTCATTTAGATATTGAAGATAGAGATTTGGCTTATGAAAAAGTGGTTCAATTAAAACCACATATTGTGTATTTAGCAAACTCTAGTAATGTAAAAGTTGGTGTGACTAGAAAAGGACAAGTGCCCACAAGATGGATAGATCAAGGAGCTCACGAAGCCATTGAAATTGTAGAAACTCCAAATAGATATTTAGCCGGAATTACCGAAGTTGCTTTAAAAGCACATGTTGCCGATAAAACGAATTGGCGTAAAATGTTAAAGAATGATATAGAAGATGTCGATTTAGTAGTATGGAGAGAACGATTGAAAGCTTTTATTCCCGAAGAAGCACAACAATATTTTATTGAAAACAATTCTGAAACTAGTATGAATTTCCCTGTGCATAAATATCCTGAGAAACCTAAAAGTTTAAATTTGATAAAAACACCAAAATACATTGGAAAATTAGTTGGCATTAAAGGACAATACTTAATTTTTGATGATGAAACTGTTTTGAACATAAGATCTAATGAAGGTTTGGTCGTTTCTATTGAAGTATAGAAAATGAAAAAAATGCTTCTTTTATTTCTTCTAGTTTCATCCTGTAAAAAAGAAATTTCATATTATCCTTCAAAGAAGTTTTTCAAAGAGAATAATCCTAAAGAAATTGTTATTGATGATTTAAATTATGAAGAAATTATAGATTCTATTTCTAACGAATTATTCAAAAAAAATAGACTTTTTATTGTTATCGAGGGGGATAAAGATATTTATAAAATATCACCATTTACGCATACTGGGAGCTTTATAAAAGAAAGGAATGGTTTAGAAATATGTAAGGATAGTATCGCTATTTTAGATAAGAAATACCCAAAATCTGAAATACAAAAATATTTGAAACTTCATTATGAGAATACTGGTAAAATTGAATCTTTATCAACTTCACCTAAAGATGCATTTGTCAAACTTGTTTATGAAAGGAATAAAAAAGCTGTAGAATTAAAAAAAACAATTTTAAATTTAATTAGAAACTTTGAGAAGGTTTCAATTAAAGATAAAGAGAATATTGATTTAGGAATCATGTTGAGTTTTCCAATTGAAATTCAAAGAGAAATTTCACCACCACCAATTCCTTTAGAAACAGAAAATTAATGATGAAAAACAACCTATTAAAAGTAGCCTTAGCACAAATTTCACCAGTTTGGTTAAGCAAAGAAAAAACAATCGAAAAAATTGAGAAATCAATTTTAGATGCGGCAAAAGAAAATTGTGAACTTATTGTATTTGGCGAAGCATTATTGCCTGGTTATCCTTTTTGGATTGGCTTAACAAATGGCGCAACATGGAACTCTAAAACTCAGAAAGAAATTCATGCGCATTATGTTCGTAATTCTGTAACGATAGAGAAAGGAGAATTGGATTCCATTTGCAAATTGGCAAAAGAACACAACATTGCTATTTATTTAGGAATTATGGAACGTGCAGCAAATAGAGGCGGACATAGTATTTATGCTTCTTTGGTGTACATTAATCAAGAAGGAAACATAAAATCTGTTCATAGAAAATTACAGCCTACATATGATGAACGGTTAACGTGGGCTCCAGGAGACGGAAATGGTTTGCAAGTACATCCTTTAAAAGAATTTACCGTTGGTGGTTTAAATTGTTGGGAAAATTGGATGCCTTTGCCTAGGACTGCCTTGTACGGTTTGGGCGAAAATTTACACGTAGCAGTTTGGCCAGGTTCTGATCATAATACGAAAGATATTACACGTTTTATTGCAAGAGAATCTCGTTCTTTTGTAATTTCTGTTTCTTGCTTAATGGCAAAATCTGATTTTCCTTCGGATGTTCCTCATTATGATGAAATTGTAAAAGATGCCCCACCTATTTTAGCAAACGGAGGTTCTTGTATTGCGGGTCCTGATGGAGAATGGATCATAGAGCCGGTTATCAATAAAGAAGGATTGCTTATAGAAACGTTAGATTTTAATCGAGTTTTAGAAGAACGTCAAAATTTTGATGTTGTAGGGCACTATTCGAGGCCAGACGTTACCAAATTAACGGTAAATAGAGAACGACAAAGCACGGTTTCTTATGATGATATTTTATGATTTTTGAACAAAAAGAAATAGAACTGAAACCTTACAAAAGGGGTTTTCATTCCATTACAGAAAATATTGTGAAGGCATTACCAGAAATAAAAACTTTAGAAAAAGGATTTTTAAAAGTATTTATAAAACATACTTCGGCAAGTTTAACAATTAATGAAGATGCAGATCCTACGGTTAGAGTTGATTTTGAGAGTCATTTTAATAAAATGGTTCCAGAAAATGTGGCTTATTACATTCATACGTATGAAGGCAGTGACGATATGCCTGCACATATAAAATCTTCTTTATTAGGAAGTTCAGTGGAGGTGCCAATTACAAAAGGAAAATTAAATATTGGAACTTGGCAAGGAATTTATCTATGTGAACACAGAAACTATGGAGGTTCTAGAAAGTTAGTACTTTCGGTTTTCGGAGTTTAGTTTTTAACCAGTTTTTCTAAAATAATCTCCACTCCAAAATTATCATTACTTTCAGTAGCATATTTAGCGAGTTCTGTAATGTCTTTATGTGCATTTTTCATCGCGAAACTAAAGTCTGCTTCTAGCATCATTTCTATATCATTATGATAATCACCAAAAACCATCGTTTCTGCTTTGGTTACATTTAAAAGTTGTTGTACGGCTCTTAATGCATTTCCTTTATTGGCTTTTTCATCAGAAATATCGAGCCAATTTTTACCGGATACTTTGAGTAAAATTTCTTTGTTTAAATGTTTAATTACTGGGTAAATATAATTTTCAGAGGATTCAAAGTGATAGACGGCAACCTTAAAAACAGGGATTGTTTTTGCAGTTTCAATTAAATTTTCGACTACTTCAAAGCTATGATAATATTCTTGGAATAGTTCAATAAAACGTTCGTCTTTACTTTCTATATAGGCGGCGTCATTGCAACATAGCACCATATTAGCGCCTTTAATTTCTCTTAAAATAGGAATCAGTTGTAATACTTTTTCGGGCTTTAAAAAATTAGATAGTAATACTTCATTGCCTTTTTTAGCAATACCGCCATTTTCTGCAATTACGTAAATTTGTTCTTTAATAACCTCTAACTTAGAAACAATGCTATTATGTTGCCTGCCACTTGCAGCACAAAAAATGATATTACGGTTTTGTAGCTCTTTAAAAAGATGAAAGAAACGATGACTAACTTCTCCTTTTGAGTTGAGTAAAGTACCATCCATATCAGAAACCACTAATTTTACTTTAGAAAAATCAATCATATTTACTTGGTAGAATCTCTTATTACTAAATCGGTGGTAATGACTTTGGTTAGGGTGTCTGTATTTTTATTTTCTAATTTATCAATTAAAATTTTAGCTGCAGATGCTCCCATCTGTTCTCCATGCTGACTAATGGTTGTCATTTTAGGACTAGAATGTCTCGCTAAAATTCCGTTAGAAAATGCAATGACAGATAAGTCTTGTGGAATTTTACGTCCTGTTTTTATTCCTGCTTTCATAGAGGCAACTGCGGCAGATTCGCCTGTAGTAATAATACTATCAATCTTATTTTTTTCTAAAAAAGGAATTAAAATAGTCTCATATTGCTTGTAATCTCTGTCAAATATATTAACGACTAAATCATCATTATACGGTAAACCAACATTTTCTAATCCTTTCTTATATCCCATAAAACGCTGTTTTCCGATATGAAAATCACTCATTGTAGAAACAAAAGCAATATTTTTATGACCACTTTTGTATAGAAACTCCACCGTATTTTCTACAGCATTCAAATCATCTGTAATTATTTTATCACAATCTAAGGTTTGCGCAACCCGGTCGAACATCACAATGGGCGTTCCGTTTTTTATAGTGTCTTGAAGGTGCTTATAATCTTCTTTCAGTTCTGTTTCTTTAGCTAAAGAAACAAGAAATCCGTCGATACTGCCGTTAGAAAGCATTTCAATAATTTCAACTTCCTTGTCAAAAGATTCATTAGAAATACAAGTAATTACTTTATATCCTCTTTCTAATGCTGTTTTTTCTATCCCTTTAAAAACTTGTGCAAAAAAATACTTTAACATAGTAGGAATTATAATCCCTATAGTTTTTGTACTTCTGTTTTTTAAGCTTAATGCATTAAAATTGGGTTTGTAGTTGTTTTCTTTGGCGTATTTTTGAATTTTATTCTTAGTTGTTTCACTTATTTCGTAGCTATCATTTAAAGCTTTTGAAACCGTAGATATTGAAACATTAAACTCTTTAGCGATATCTTTTATAGTAAGTTTTTTCATAGTTTAAAGTTATTGGGCAAGATATAAAAATATAACCACTCTGTTTTTAAGAAATTATTAAATTATCCTATTTTGGTTCTTTGTATCCTTTATTTCATAAATTAAATACAAAAATACAACCAAATACTCAATAAAAACAAACCATAAGTTTTCTTGCCAAGGCGAATTTGCATACGCTTGATAACTTAAAATAATGACCAAGCTCCAGACAACAGGAAACCTATATTTTGTAAAAATAGATAGTATTAAGGGGGTTGCCAAATACCAAGGATGTAAGGTTGTGGTGGTAAAATAATAAAAACATAATACAAATAACATTGCTGTAAATAATTGTTTTAAAGGGGTGTTTTTTCTGAAAAAAGTTACCATAAGTAGGAAAATAATAGTCAGAATGGGGGTTATTTTTCCAATAATAGCAATTTCATTATATCCTCTAAATAAATAGCCGATTTCTCTAAAAAGATAATAGAAACTTGCATTAAACTCAAAAGTCTTAAACCATAAACCCACGGAATTACTATAGTTTGTAATTAATTCGGGTGAATAAAAAGGAAGGAATAGAAGAATATTTATGAGGAAAACAATTCCGTAAAAAGTAATTAGTTTGCTGATTCCTATATCGTTAAGAGTCCATTTTTCTTTCTTTATATTCGTCTTGTTTTTAGAAGAAAGAGAGGGCTTCACTTCTTTTAAAATAACCTTAGGCTTCACAAACCATTGAAAAAATAAAGGTAAAAATAACAGCGGAATTAATTTTACAGCAATAGAACAAGCAATAAGAATTGCAGCCAAAATCCATTTTTGTTGATAAAGTTTGTACATACCAAAAATCAAAAAGAAAAGCATTACGGGTTCAAAATGTAAATTGCCAGTCATTTCTATGATGATGAACGGATTTAGTGCATACCAAAAAACATTTTTTATAGGAATTTGTAATTTTACCAATAGTTTTTTGGCAAAAAATAAAATTCCGATTTCAGCGAGAATAATGATGATTCTTAAAACTAGAATAGCTCCAAAAATACTTTTACTAGACAAAATGGCTGCAATTAAAAAACAAAGTTGATTTAAGGGCGGATAATTTGTGTAATTGCTTCCATTTAAAGTGCCCATTCCCTCGTATAAAGTTGAAGCTTCTGCAATTGGATGCAATCCTTCTCGAATAAATGTTTGTGGTAAAGATATGTAGGGATTGAATCCTTCAAGAATCATTCTGCCATCCCAAATAAATCGATAAAAATCTTGTGATAAATTTGGAGTAGCAAAGAGAAATATCAATCTAAAAATAACAGCAATGACAACGAGTGTTTTAAATGAAATTTGTTTGCTTTTTATGAGCAGATAAAAACATCCAAATAGCAAAACCCATAGTATCAGTAGTTTATTGAAGGCAGTTCTTTCTAAAAAATAAGCAAATACAAAGTAAATAATTACACTAAAAAAGATAAGAAAAGCGTCTTTATATTTATAGTAAAAAGACATTATGCTTTAGAAAAAATAGATTTAAAAAATACATAAGAAAATCCTGCGAAAAGCATAAAATGAAAAGGAAATAAACCAAAATCTCCTCCTTGATCTCCAACAATAAAAGCGCTGTACATTCCGAAAATAAAATAAATGGCAAGCAATCCTTCTAAAATTACATGAGCAGAAGGTTTCTGTTTAATGTATTTGTTCTTTTTCCAGCCGTCTTTTAAAGTGGTAATATTAAATTTAGGCGTCCGAATAAATTCACTTTTTTTACCTAAATGACCTTCTAAAACGGCAATAGTATTGTGTAAAGAAAAGCCCATCGCTACTGAGAAAAAAGTAAAGAATGCGCCAATATATTTAATGAATTTTACAAAGCCACTTCCATAAATATTTTTATACATATACCAGTAACAAATAAAAAATATAAGAGAGCTGGCAACGAAAAAGCTCATCACATAAAAGTAGTTTTTTAAATGGGCATATTCATTTTTAATATATAACATAGGAACACTTAAAACAGCCACCACAAAAATGCAGATAAAC is a window of Polaribacter litorisediminis DNA encoding:
- a CDS encoding mannosyltransferase, producing the protein MSFYYKYKDAFLIFFSVIIYFVFAYFLERTAFNKLLILWVLLFGCFYLLIKSKQISFKTLVVIAVIFRLIFLFATPNLSQDFYRFIWDGRMILEGFNPYISLPQTFIREGLHPIAEASTLYEGMGTLNGSNYTNYPPLNQLCFLIAAILSSKSIFGAILVLRIIIILAEIGILFFAKKLLVKLQIPIKNVFWYALNPFIIIEMTGNLHFEPVMLFFLIFGMYKLYQQKWILAAILIACSIAVKLIPLLFLPLFFQWFVKPKVILKEVKPSLSSKNKTNIKKEKWTLNDIGISKLITFYGIVFLINILLFLPFYSPELITNYSNSVGLWFKTFEFNASFYYLFREIGYLFRGYNEIAIIGKITPILTIIFLLMVTFFRKNTPLKQLFTAMLFVLCFYYFTTTTLHPWYLATPLILSIFTKYRFPVVWSLVIILSYQAYANSPWQENLWFVFIEYLVVFLYLIYEIKDTKNQNRII